One Carettochelys insculpta isolate YL-2023 chromosome 15, ASM3395843v1, whole genome shotgun sequence DNA window includes the following coding sequences:
- the AFF4 gene encoding AF4/FMR2 family member 4 — protein sequence MNREDRNVLRMKERERRNQEIQQGEEVFPPNSPLFAEPYKVTSKEDKLSNRIQSMLGNYDEMKDLIGDRSLQKLVGIPKPTVPSTPDEKSNQSFFGEQRHSTSSHQSSKWTPVGPAPSTSSQSQKRSSGLQTGHSSQRSSGNNTSSGGQRHDRDSYGGSSSGRKKSQHGSEHSKSRSSSPGKPPAVSSLSSSHSRSHGSDHHSKEHQRSKSPRDPDASWDSPSRVPSFSSGQHSNQSFPPSLMSKSSSMLQKPTAYVRPMDGQESMEPKLSSEHYSSQTHSHSMSELKSSSKAHLTKLKIPSQPLDASASGDVTCVDEILKEMTRSWPPPLTAIHTPCKTEPSKFPFPTKESQQPTFGTGEQKRYNPSSKTSNGHQSKSSESNQTDMLKDDLKLSSSEDSEGEQDSDKIVPRSTPGSNSEPSQHNSEGADNSRDDSSSHSGSESSSGSDSESESSSSDSEANEPSQSASPEPEPPPTNKWQLDNWLNKVNPHKVSPASSVDSNIPSSQGYKKDGRDQSTGNGYTDQSGSKESISSTPGRDSKTTQKGSESSRGRQKSPAQSDSTIQRRTVGKKQPKKADKAATEEPRGGLKIESETPVDMATTMPSNRHKAATKGSRKPNIKKEPKSSPRPTAEKKKYKASSKPSQKSREFIETDTSSSDSDENESLPPSSQTPKYSESNRTPVKSSMEEEDSFFRHRMFSPMEEKELLSPLSDPDERYPLIVKIDLSLLSRIPGKPYKDTDPPKVEKKSVPEKHTRESQKPASDKNSTKGKRKHKNDDENRAGESKKTKVEEKSSSGHKTSSNRESSKQSAGKEKDLLPSPVAPVLQKDPKQEHGSRKRTVSQSSSLKSSSSSNKESSSKSNSSSKQKKTEGKASSSAKEVKEKVLNSSSNCPPASTPTTDSSKSRRAKLVFDDRTYSADHYLQEAKKLKHNADALSDRFEKAVYYLDAVVSFIECGNALEKNAQESKSPFPMYSETVELIKYTMKLKNYVASDATAADKRLAVLCLRCQSLLYLRLFKLKKESALKYSKTLTEHLKNSYNNSQAPSPGMGSKPVGMPSPVSPKLSPGNSGNYSSGATNPSGSSSSVTIPQRIHQMAASYVQVTSNFLCATEIWDQAEQLSKEQKEFFAELDKVMGPLIFNSSIMTDLVRYTRQGLHWLRLDAK from the exons ATGAACCGTGAAGACCGGAATGTGCTGCGTATGAAAGAAAGGGAAAGACGAAATCAAGAAATTCAACAGGGCGAAGAAGTCTTTCCACCTAACTCTCCTCTCTTTGCTGAACCATATAAAGTT ACTAGCAAAGAAGATAAACTGTCTAACCGTATTCAGAGCATGCTTGGAAATTATGATGAAATGAAGGATCTGATAGGTGACAGATCTCTACAAAAGCTTGTTGGTATTCCCAAACCAACAGTACCATCAACACCAGATGAAAAATCAAACCAAAGTTTCTTTGGTGAACAGAGACACAGTACCAGCTCTCATCAGAGCAGCAAATGGACTCCTGTAGGACCAGCACCTAGCACTTCCTCCCAATCACAGAAACGGTCCTCAGGTTTACAAACAGGACACAGTAGTCAGCGGAGCAGTGGCAATAACACTAGCAGCGGTGGCCAGAGGCATGACCGTGACTCATATGGGGGTAGCAGCAGCGGGCGCAAAAAAAGCCAGCATGGGTCTGAACACTCCAAATCCCGTTCTTCCAGCCCTGGAAAACCACCTGCTGTTTCTTCATTAAGCTCCAGCCATTCCAGGTCTCATGGAAGTGATCATCATAGCAAGGAACATCAGCGTTCAAAATCTCCTCGGGATCCTGATGCCAGCTGGGATTCACCTTCCCGCGTACCTTCATTTTCAAGTGGACAACACTCTAACCAGTCTTTTCCTCCTTCGCTAATGTCCAAGTCCAGTTCAATGTTGCAGAAGCCTACTGCCTATGTAAGGCCCATGGATGGACAGGAGTCCATGGAACCAAAGTTGTCCTCTGAACACTACAGTAGTCAAACTCACAGCCACAGCATGAGTGAGCTGAAGTCTAGCAGCAAAGCACATCTAACCAAGCTTAAAATACCTTCTCAACCACTAGAC GCATCAGCATCTGGTGATGTGACCTGTGTGGATGAAATTCTAAAA gagaTGACGCGCTCTTGGCCGCCTCCTCTTACGGCTATTCACACACCGTGCAAAACAGAACCGTCAAAATTTCCTTTTCCAACTAAG GAGTCTCAACAGCCCACTTTTGGTACCGGAGAGCAGA aaagataTAATCCCTCATCAAAAACCTCCAATGGTCATCAATCCAAATC ATCTGAATCAAACCAAACTGA TATGTTAAAAGATGACTTAAAACTCAGCAGCAGTGAAGACAGTGAAGGCGAACAG GATTCTGATAAGATAGTGCCCAGAAGTACACCTGGAAG CAATTCTGAACCATCGCAGCATAACAGTGAAGGAGCAGATAATTCCAGGGATGACTCAAGCAGCCATAGTGGATCTGAAAGCAGTTCTGGATCAGACTCTGAAAGTGAAAGTAGTTCCAGTGACAGTGAGGCTAATGAGCCTTCCCAGAGTGCTTCTCCAGAG cctgaGCCACCACCAACAAACAAATGGCAACTTGACAACTGGTTGAACAAAGTGAATCCACATAAAGTGTCACCAGCCTCTTCTGTGGACAGTAATATCCCATCTTCACAAGGTTACAAAAAAGATGGCCGAGATCAGAGCACAGGGAATGGGTATACGGATCAAAGTGGGTCTAAGGAATCCATTTCCTCCACTCCTGGGCGAGATTCCAAAACCACCCAAAAAGGCTCGGAGAGTAGTCGCGGCAGGCAGAAGTCACCTGCCCAGAGTGATAGCACAATACAGAGGAGGACAGTTGGTAAAAAACAGCCCAAGAAGGCAGACAAGGCAGCTACTGAAGAGCCCAGAGGAGGACTTAAAATAGAAAGTGAAACCCCAGTGGACATGGCAACAACTATGCCCTCAAATCGGCATAAGGCAGCCACAAAGGGCTCTAGAAAACCCAACATAAAGAAGGAGCCCAAATCTTCTCCTCGGCCTAcagcagagaaaaagaaatataAGGCCTCAAGCAAACCTTCCCAGAAATCCAGGGAATTCATAGAAACAGATACCTCATCCTCTGATTCTGATGAAAATGAGAGCCTGCCTCCTTCGTCACAAACTCCCAAATATTCTGAGAGCAATAGGACTCCTGTTAAATCTTccatggaggaggaggacagcttTTTTCGGCACAGAATGTTCTCTCCTATGGAAGAGAAGGAACTTCTTTCACCACTCAGTGATCCAGATGAAAGGTACCCACTTATTGTGAAGATTGACCTGAGCCTCTTATCAAGAATACCAGGGAAGCCTTACAAGGACACAGACCCACCCAAAGTGGAGAAGAAAAGCGTGCCAGAGAAGCATACCCGAGAATCCCAAAAACCAGCCTCAGACAAAAATTCCACCAAGGGCAAAAGAAAGCATAAG AATGATGATGAAAACAGAGCTGGTGAAAGCAAGAAAACTAAAGTGGAAGAAAAATCTTCATCAGGCCACAAGACATCCAGCAATAGAGA GTCTTCAAAGCAAAGTGCAGGTAAAGAGAAGGATCTGCTCCCTTCTCCGGTGGCCCCAGTCCTTCAGAAAGATCCAAAGCAAGAGCATGGATCCCGGAAGAGAACAGTCAGTCAATCTTCTTCCTTAAAATCAAGCAGCAGCAGTAATAAGGAGAGTAGCAGCAAAAGTAACTCCTCttccaaacaaaaaaagacagAAGGGAAGGCTTCTAGCAGTGCCAAGGAAGTCAAG GAAAAGGTTCTAAACAGTTCTTCAAACTGTCCTCCTGCATCTACTCCAACTACAGACAGCTCCAAGTCCCGAAGAGCAAAGCTTGTTTTTGATGACAG GACATACTCTGCTGATCATTATTTACAAGAAGCAAAAAAGTTAAAGCATAATGCAGATGCCTTG TCTGACAGGTTTGAGAAAGCTGTTTATTACCTTGATGCTGTAGTGTCTTTCATCGAATGTGGGAATGCGTTGGAGAAAAATGCTCAGGAATCCAAGTCCCCGTTCCCTATGTATTCAGAAACTGTGGAATTAATCAA GTACACTATGAAACTGAAAAATTACGTGGCATCGGATGCTACGGCTGCAGATAAAAGGCTAGCAGTGCTGTG TCTTCGATGCCAGTCCCTGTTGTATCTAAGGCTTTTCAAGCTGAAGAAGGAGAGTGCATTGAAATACTCTAAAACACTGACAGAACATCTAAAG AATTCCTATAATAATTCTCAAGCCCCATCACCTGGCATGGGAAG